The genomic interval ACGCTGGTGCTGCCCCGTCGCGCCCGCCCCCGCGCCCGCGTCCCGGCGCACGCCGTCGCGATCGCCGACGCACAGACCGGGATCTACCCCGCGCCCTCGCCCGGCGGGTGGCACCTGCTCGGGACCGCCCTCGAGGCGGCGTACGCCCCCACCCGCGCCGAGCCGTTCCTCGTCGGGCCCGGCGACACGGTCCGCTTCGAGCCCGCCGACGGCCCCACGCCGCCCGACCCGGCGCCGCTCGCGCTGCGTCCCGAGACCCCCGCCCACCCGCGCCTCGAGGTGCTCGAGGCCGGCCTCGCGGATCTCGTCGTCGACGCCGGGCGGCCGCTCGCCGGCCGCTACGGGCTCGCGCGCGGCGGACCGCTCGACGCCCCCGCCGCGGTCCGCGCGCTCCGCGCGGTCGGCACCCCCGCCGGCGCGCCGCTCCTCGAGGTCACCGCCGCCGGACCGCGCCTCCGGGTCCTGGACGACGTCGTCGTCGCCTTCGCCGGGGGTGGCGTCCGCCCCCTCCGGAACGGCGTCCCGTGGCCCGAGGGCACCGCGGTGGCCCTGCGGCGCGGCGACGTGCTGCACCTCGCGCCCGGCGCGCCCGGCGCGCGGGGCTACCTGGCGCTGGCCGGAGGCCTCGCATCGGGCACCTTCCTCGGGTCGGCGTCGGTCGACCTGCGCGGCCGCATCGGTCGGCCGTTGGCGGCGGGCGACGTGCTGGGCGTCGCGGCGCCCCACCGCGCCCGCCCCGGCTACGCCGTCCGCGCCTTCGCGCCACCCCCCGCGCCGGGCGGCGTCACGCCGCTCCGCCTCCTCCCGGGTCCGCACCCGGACCCCGACGCCGTCGCGGCGCTCCTCGCGGGACGCTTCGTCGTGCGGACGGGCGACCGGACCGGCGTCCGCCTCGCCGGTCCGGTCGTGCCCGGCGGGCAGGGGACGTCGGAGGGCACGCCGCTCGGGGCGGTGCAGGTCCCGCCGGACGGCGCCCCCACGATCCTGCTGCACGACCGCGGGTCGCTCGGGGGGTACGCGCTCCCGGCGCGCCTCCACCCCGCCGACGTGCCCCGCGCCGCGCAGCTGCGCGCGGGGGACGTCGTGCGCTTCACGGCGGCGGCAGGGGCCGTAGGGGCTCCACGGCGGGGCGTGACGCGCTCCCGCCGACCTCCGGCCGGTGGGCGTGCGAACTAGTCCCGGGCGTACGTTCCGACGAGGCGGCTCATGCCCAGCAGGTGCGGCTCGACCTCGCGCAGGAGCGTCGGGAGGTCCAGGCCGGGGGGCAGGTCCAGGTCGGCGTCGAGCGCCAACAACCAGAGGTAGTAGTGGTGCTTGCCGTGCCCCTCGGGCGGCAGTGGGCCGGTGTAGCTCGCTTCACCGTGGTCCGCGACGCCGTGCGTCCCGACCTGCGCCCCCTCCGGGAGCGCCCGCAGGTCGCCGGGCAGGCCGTAGACCAACCAGTGCACGAAGCCGTACGTTCCGTTCTTCACGAGCGGCGCGTCGGGGTCGTGGCAGATCAGCGCGAAGCTGCGCGTCCCCTCCGGGACGCCCTCCCAGTGCAGCGGCGGACTGAGGTTCTCCCCGTCGCCCGCATGGCGGGACGGGATCGCCTTG from Trueperaceae bacterium carries:
- a CDS encoding YbhB/YbcL family Raf kinase inhibitor-like protein → MAFAPSDMKIRSSAFEYHKAIPSRHAGDGENLSPPLHWEGVPEGTRSFALICHDPDAPLVKNGTYGFVHWLVYGLPGDLRALPEGAQVGTHGVADHGEASYTGPLPPEGHGKHHYYLWLLALDADLDLPPGLDLPTLLREVEPHLLGMSRLVGTYARD
- a CDS encoding carboxyltransferase domain-containing protein, giving the protein MTRTPPRPAAIRSRTVRVEGRDGVAAQALAAALLDDPLPGLLDVVPGYASVHVESDGDVLPDAVLEARLATAAGRATAPAGRAVRVPVRYDGPDLAPVADALDLSVADVIARHAAPTYRVAALGFTPGFPFLTGLDPTLVLPRRARPRARVPAHAVAIADAQTGIYPAPSPGGWHLLGTALEAAYAPTRAEPFLVGPGDTVRFEPADGPTPPDPAPLALRPETPAHPRLEVLEAGLADLVVDAGRPLAGRYGLARGGPLDAPAAVRALRAVGTPAGAPLLEVTAAGPRLRVLDDVVVAFAGGGVRPLRNGVPWPEGTAVALRRGDVLHLAPGAPGARGYLALAGGLASGTFLGSASVDLRGRIGRPLAAGDVLGVAAPHRARPGYAVRAFAPPPAPGGVTPLRLLPGPHPDPDAVAALLAGRFVVRTGDRTGVRLAGPVVPGGQGTSEGTPLGAVQVPPDGAPTILLHDRGSLGGYALPARLHPADVPRAAQLRAGDVVRFTAAAGAVGAPRRGVTRSRRPPAGGRAN